One stretch of Glycine soja cultivar W05 chromosome 7, ASM419377v2, whole genome shotgun sequence DNA includes these proteins:
- the LOC114420665 gene encoding REF/SRPP-like protein At3g05500, translating into MENFCHHAFTAVAAICAKERSGVHAVEEAVKSVIGSVYEKFHLVPDELVRIANRNPDRSGAAVHRPTPPPKTTAFGIAGAVYAECELAAKELYERYEGKAEQCAVAAWQRLFPRVPKAAYWTEKYNKKVAAAAEKGCRVSALVATEKIAKMFSEKRS; encoded by the exons ATGGAGAATTT TTGCCACCATGCGTTTACCGCCGTCGCCGCAATTTGTGCCAAGGAGCGCTCCGGCGTCCACGCTGTGGAGGAAGCCGTCAAGAGCGTCATCGGCTCTGTCTACGAAAAGTTCCACCTCGTTCCTGACGAGCTCGTCCGCATCGCCAACCGCAACCCCGACCGCTCCGGCGCCGCCGTTCACCGGCCTACCCCGCCTCCCAAGACCACCGCCTTTGGCATTGCCGGAGCCGTTTACGCCGAGTGCGAGCTGGCGGCGAAGGAGCTGTACGAGAGGTACGAGGGCAAGGCGGAGCAATGCGCGGTGGCAGCGTGGCAGCGGCTGTTCCCTCGGGTGCCGAAGGCGGCATATTGGACGGAGAAGTACAACAAGAAAGTTGCGGCAGCGGCGGAGAAAGGTTGTAGGGTTTCGGCATTGGTTGCTACGGAGAAGATAGCTAAGATGTTTAGTGAGAAACGATCATGA
- the LOC114419537 gene encoding vesicle-fusing ATPase-like translates to MASRFGLSSSSSSASSMRVTNTPASDLALTNLAFCSPSDLRNFAVPGHNNLYLAAVADSFVLSLSAHDTIGSGQIALNAVQRRCAKVSSGDSVQVSRFVPPEDFNLALLTLELEFVKKGSKSEQIDAVLLAKQLRKRFMNQVMTVGQKVLFEYHGNNYSFTVSNAAVEGQEKSNSLERGMISDDTYIVFETSRDSGIKIVNQREGATSNIFKQKEFNLQSLGIGGLSAEFADIFRRAFASRVFPPHVTSKLGIKHVKGMLLYGPPGTGKTLMARQIGKILNGKEPKIVNGPEVLSKFVGETEKNVRDLFADAEQDQRTRGDESDLHVIIFDEIDAICKSRGSTRDGTGVHDSIVNQLLTKIDGVESLNNVLLIGMTNRKDMLDEALLRPGRLEVQVEISLPDENGRLQILQIHTNKMKENSFLAADVNLQELAARTKNYSGAELEGVVKSAVSYALNRQLSLEDLTKPVEEENIKVTMDDFLNALHEVTSAFGASTDDLERCRLHGMVECGDRHKHIYQRAMLLVEQVKVSKGSPLVTCLLEGSRGSGKTALSATVGIDSDFPYVKIVSAESMIGLHESTKCAQIIKVFEDAYKSPLSVIILDDIERLLEYVPIGPRFSNLISQTLLVLLKRLPPKGKKLMVIGTTSELDFLESIGFCDTFSVTYHIPTLNTTDAKKVLEQLNVFTDEDIDSAAEALNDMPIRKLYMLIEMAAQGEHGGSAEAIFSGKEKISIAHFYDCLQDVVRL, encoded by the exons atGGCGAGTCGGTTCGGGTTATCGTCTTCGTCTTCCTCTGCGTCCAGCATGAGAGTTACCAACACGCCCGCGAGCGACCTCGCCCTCACCAACCTCGCCTTCTGTTCCCCCTCCGATCTCCGCAATTTCGCCGTCCCTGGCCACAATAACCTCTACCTCGCCGCCGTCGCCGATTCCTTCGTCTTATCTCTCTC TGCTCATGACACCATAGGCAGCGGTCAGATTGCGTTGAATGCCGTTCAACGCCGGTGTGCCAAAGTTTCTTCCGGTGATTCCGTACAAGTGAGCCG ATTTGTGCCGCCTGAAGATTTCAACCTCGCACTGCTAACTCTTGAATTGGAATTTGTTAAAAAGGGGAGTAAGAGTGAGCAG ATTGATGCTGTTCTACTGGCTAAGCAACTTCGTAAGAGATTTATGAACCAG GTTATGACTGTGGGGCAGAAAGTATTATTTGAGTATCACGGAAATAATTATAGCTTTACTGTCAGTAATGCTGCTGTTGAGGGCCAAGAAAAGTCTAATTCTCTTGAAAGAGGGATGATTTCAGATGACACATACATTGTTTTTGAAACATCACGTGATAGTGGAATTAAG ATTGTCAATCAACGAGAGGGTGCCACTAGCAACATTTTCAAGCAGAAAGAATTTAACCTTCAGTCACTGGGTATTGGTGGCCTGAGTGCAGAATTTGCAGATATATTTCGAAGAGCTTTTGCCTCTCGTGTTTTCCCACCCCATGTGACATCTAA ATTAGGAATCAAGCATGTGAAGGGCATGCTTCTTTATGGGCCTCCTGGAACTGGAAAGACACTTATGGCACGCCAAATTGGAAAAATTTTGAATGGGAAGGAACCCAAG ATTGTAAATGGCCCTGAAGTTTTGAGCAAATTTGTTGGTGAAACTGAAAAGAATGTGAGAGACCTTTTTGCTGATGCTGAACAGGATCAGAGGACCCGAG GGGATGAAAGTGATTTGCATGTTATAATCTTTGATGAAATTGATGCTATTTGCAAG TCAAGAGGTTCAACTCGAGATGGTACTGGAGTTCATGATAGTATTGTAAATCAGCTTCTTACTAAG ATAGATGGTGTGGAGTCACTAAATAATGTTTTACTTATTGGAATGACTAACAGAAAGGACATGCTTGATGAAGCTCTCTTAAG ACCAGGGAGGTTGGAAGTCCAGGTTGAGATAAGCCTTCCTGATGAAAATGGTCGATTGCAAATTCTTCAAATTCATACTaacaaaatgaaagagaattcTTTTCTAGCTGCTGATGTGAACCTTCAAGAGCTTG CTGCTCGAACGAAAAACTACAGTGGTGCAGAACTTGAAGGTGTTGTGAAAAGTGCTGTCTCATATGCTTTAAATAGACAATTGAGTCTAGAGGATCTCACTAAGCCAGTGGAGGAAGAGAACATTAAGGTTACAATGGATGACTTTTTGAATGCACTCCACGAAGTTACTTCCGCATTTGGAGCTTCAACTGATGATCTTGAAAGATGCAG ACTCCATGGCATGGTTGAGTGTGGTGATCGACATAAGCACATTTATCAAAGAGCAATGCTACTTGTGGAGCAAGTTAAAGTGAGTAAAGGAAGCCCACTTGTCACTTGTCTCCTGGAAGGTTCCCGTGGCAG TGGTAAAACTGCACTTTCAGCTACTGTTGGTATCGACAGCGACTTCCCATACGTCAAGATA GTTTCAGCTGAATCAATGATTGGTCTACATGAGAGCACCAAATGTGCACAGATTATTAAG GTTTTTGAGGATGCATACAAGTCACCATTGAGTGTCATCATTCTTGATGACATTGAGAG ATTATTGGAGTATGTGCCCATTGGTCCTCGATTTTCAAACTTGATTTCTCAGACACTGCTGGTTCTGCTCAAACGGCTTCCTCCAAAG GGGAAAAAACTCATGGTTATTGGCACAACAAGTGAACTAGATTTCTTGGAATCAATTGGATTTTGTGATACCTTCTCTGTTACTTACCATATTCCTACCTTGAACACAACGGATGCAAAGAAG GTCCTAGAACAGTTGAATGTGTTTACTGATGAAGATATTGATTCTGCTGCAGAGGCGTTGAATGAT ATGCCTATCAGGAAACTATACATGTTGATCGAGATGGCAGCGCAAGGGGAGCATGGTGGATCTGCAGAAGCCATCTTTTCTGGCAAAGAGAAGATTAGTATCGCTCACTTCTATGATTGCCTCCAGGATGTTGTTAGGTTATAA
- the LOC114419538 gene encoding E3 ubiquitin-protein ligase RMA1H1-like produces MALEHYLSQEWKTSPSPSPSPMTVTENLDGCFDCNICLDFAHEPVVTLCGHLYCWPCIYKWLHVQSASLAPDEHPQCPVCKDDICHTTMVPLYGRGQGIAHSDRDGKASSYRGSFIPPRPPALGAQSLMSTSSQSAQQLPYRNPYQNQHFNPPLYQDEDESSSQMLNPGANMVAPGFPHLVVGMFGEMLYARVFGNSENLYNYPNSYHLGGSNNNSPRLRRQEMQANKSLNRISIFLFCCFLLCLIVF; encoded by the coding sequence ATGGCCTTAGAGCACTACCTTTCGCAGGAATGGAAAACCAGCCCCAGCCCGAGCCCGAGCCCCATGACAGTGACAGAAAACCTTGATGGGTGTTTTGATTGCAACATCTGCTTAGATTTTGCACATGAACCAGTGGTCACCCTTTGTGGCCACCTATACTGCTGGCCCTGCATCTACAAGTGGCTCCATGTCCAAAGTGCTTCTCTTGCACCAGATGAGCACCCTCAATGCCCTGTTTGCAAGGATGACATATGCCACACCACAATGGTTCCTCTCTATGGCCGTGGCCAGGGCATAGCTCATAGTGACCGTGATGGAAAGGCATCATCCTATAGAGGCAGTTTTATACCACCAAGACCACCTGCTTTGGGTGCTCAATCTCTCATGTCAACATCATCTCAAAGTGCTCAACAACTTCCATATCGCAACCCTTATCAGAATCAGCATTTCAACCCTCCTTTGTACCAAGATGAGGATGAATCATCATCACAAATGCTGAATCCTGGTGCCAACATGGTGGCACCAGGATTCCCCCACCTTGTGGTTGGGATGTTTGGAGAGATGCTTTATGCCAGAGTCTTTGGCAACTCAGAAAATTTATACAACTATCCAAATTCTTATCACCTGGGGGGAAGTAATAATAATAGCCCCAGGTTGAGAAGGCAAGAGATGCAAGCAAACAAATCATTGAACAGAATCtcaatttttctgttttgttgcTTCCTTCTGTGTCTTATTGTCTTCTAA